In the Glycine max cultivar Williams 82 chromosome 19, Glycine_max_v4.0, whole genome shotgun sequence genome, TTTGCgagatttgtaaataatttattcttgtgTGAGTTTATACAATGGAAACTCCATTTTTTGTTGACTAATGTTGAACTTAATTAGGTTTTTAGGCTGAAGAAGATAAGATTTTGAAATGTTGCTTAAGGGTTCACTCAGCGAGCCAGATTGGCTAAGCAAGACTCATCCTCTTAGCGAGCAAGAacaaaaccctagagaatgttGAGCCAGAGAGCAACACACTTATTGCACAACCAGTCCGCCTAGCGAGGACATTGTTTCTTCTCACACTTAGCACGTACAAAcccgcttagcgcacaaccACTTACTCTCGCTTAGTGAGACATGCTCGTTGAGCGCGCCTTCGTAAGCTGAGAAATCCAAAAGTCTTTAAAACATTGAGAAGAAAGGGAAGTGAAGAGGAAGGAGAAGAAAGGAAGAAGGCACCAAGGCTGAAGAAAAGACATTTTCTTCACACTCTTACCATTTTCTTTGATTCCTACATCATTTCACCTTTGTATTAAGCCCTCCTTGCTAATGAAGGGCTAAACACTTCACTATTGGAGAGTTTTTCTACCAAACACTCTTGATGTAAAACTTCTAagtatatttaatgttattgccagtgttctttgcttctatcagtgtttattttacatatttgtgGCTTAATCACTCATTTATATGCTTTGTTAGGTTTTAAGTATTTGCTTAaagtccttagaacttgatagaataGTAAGAAGTCTACATTTCTAGGAATAGTGTGGAGTAATCTAGTAAATGTTGCATCTTATGCATAGTGCAACTCGCTTAGAATGAGTTTGTTGAAGAATCAAAAACGAAAATATGAGGGTTAGACTCTTTCATGTAAAATATTACAGTTAGAGTAATATGACAATATACAAGAACATTAGACTAATATTAATTAGAGAAAAACTTATTTAGTTGCATCAAGAAAAAATTCAGTAGAATACTCCtagatatttttatctttatttgttctattatacaattttgtgtttgttttgttatgcattttttaagtctagaaaaaataattaaataatttgaaacatGAATGGGTTGCTCTACTTTTATTCCACTGcaattgaaaatatttacaaaccGGATATGCAACATCCAAGTATAACAAATTCTCTATGGACATGATAATTTAACTTACTGACTACTTGTACAAATTAGTACACTTGTCAATTGGTCTAGCATTAATCTTACTAGATAATGGTTTATcaattttttcatgtttatttctttacatcCTTTCACAGATTTATTTGCTGTTTTAGTACCATTATTCTCAACGTGATACACAGGTCTTTACAAAATAGCAAGTCTTCCATTTGGAATTTTCAAATGAACTAATTAGTAGCATCCAATCTAATTATAGTATCAACAAGATCACCTTCTCTCATTTTAATAGTAGAAATCAAAGCCCAATTGTTGGAGAAAGataacaaataataacaaataaaccaAAGCAAACCAAATTTGCTTTTCTTCTTGTGCAATTATCAACTATAACAAATAATAACAACTTGTGTACATAGAGGATATGTGGGGAAGAAGAGAGAGGGTGGGTTCACGATGGCTGTGATTGATGAATTGAAACTTGCCTCTTTAACTGTCTTCTGCGTTCACTTGGGAAAAAGCAAACAAAATTCCCAATGCCACAAGCAAATACACgagtaaaacataaaaatacatgGGGATTATGTTTTCAGAAATGTGATGATAATAGCAATTAACTACAATTCAATTCTGATGTTACATTAGCTATATTTCATAATCATTGATACAAGTACAAATTATCGAGCCAAATCGTATGCTTACCTGGTGCAAACGCCAGAGCCTTTGTTCTTCAACGACGTGGACTATTCAATACTTGTCTAATATACAAAGTATGATGTTTCAAATGTTTATTGCCTTCATTCTTTTCCAATCATTACATAAACAAATAAGATGACCATCTTTTGCcaattaaaatatcatcataatGATATTGGGTTTTCTGTTCCCAACTTTATTCTGTCAATAAAATCATCAACTGGCATGGTTCCAAGCTCCCCACCAAACCTAGATCTAACAGTGACTGTTTCTGTTTCAACTTCCTTTGAGCCCACAACAACCATTAATGGAATTTTCTGCTTCTCTGCATTTCTTATTAGTTTAGGTAGGCGCTCACCATGGCAAACTTCAGCTCGGATGCCATACATTTTAAGTTTGTTGGTCACAACATTGCAATATTCAAGCTGCATTAGatataatagagaaaaataattccCATTATCACTACCATGttctcataaattttttaaaaacatcagTCTACCTAGTTAGGTACTTGGCAGTCctataaatataacaaatatgcaaatagttttaaaattaactaacaAATGCATCTCGTTGTCAATCTGATAGGAACAAGAAAATGATGGAAGAGATATATATGTATTGAACAATGAAAAACCTCAAATGGAACAGTTCATACAAGCAAATACTGATCTGACTTgcaataagaaaacaaaatgagtgcaaagaaaatgaagaaaaggaaaTGATATGAACAACTCCTCCCTCAAGCCAGTAGGCTTCCCAAACCTTTTCCAAATACCTTCTCTCCTAGACACTATTCATAGCCAACCCCTTATTAACAGTTGTCCCCTTCTGTTATTTTTCTCTCCTTAACTGAATGGTCCACCTATAGTTGGACCCCTCCTTTCttacttctttctttcataCACTTTGAGGcctttatcattatcattggGCCTCTGAGGCTTTCTTCTCTTATACACCTTAGTTTTGGgccaaacaaaatcatattgtcTGTTTTTGCATTCTTTGTGGTGATTTTGCTCTATGGGGCTATTTAAACtgagaaaatgttttatttttttcatttttaaatataaatattgcatcatgttttcactttatttcttaTAGATATAGCAGAGGGAAGTACAACATATAATCAGAATATACAAATCACCAAAGATTTCTTAGTAGTCAATTACCTGGGCATCAGTAACAGGTAAAACTCGAGCTTGTATTGGAGAAAGCCATAATGGAAAATCACCAGCATAATGCTCAATGAGAATGCCAAAGAATCTTTCCAATGATCCAAGCACTGCTCTATGGATCATTATAGGCCTCCTTTTCTCAGTATTTGAGTCAACATATGTGATGTCAAAACGCTGTGGTAGATTGAAATCAACCTGTaagttaaaaagaattttaagttaAGCCAAGACAGAAATAGTTCCCCGCAAATTGATTCATTCAAGATTAAGTAACCAATGTccaatatataagaaataaacagAATAGTCACAAGCCTTAAACCCCTGACGAGTTAAGAGATTTAAGAAAAGCTTAGGATAGTCCATGCAGGTACGTGATTAGTTTCAATTCTGTAACTTCCTCCCTCATGGGAGATTCTTTGGGCTTAAAGAATggacaatgtagaggccaaATGTACCTAGTTCTAAATGAGCAGCAGGTGCCACCATGCCAGGGGAAGCAAGGATATACTCCTGACCACTTGGTCACATAAACTCTAATACATGGCCCCATTTGGATAGACAACTAATTTTGATAGCTTAATGAGATTATTTTAGTAAAACTATTACAACAACACCCATCAACTAAGCTGTCTCTAGCTTTTATTGCAGCTTATTTTCATAAGCCAGAACCCCAAAATAGTTTTAGGGGTTTTCTAAGCTGTTTTCATATACTCATTCATCCAAACAAGACAACAATAGCCCCAAAAGTGCAGTAGCCAAAATAAGCAGAAAATCctataacaaaaagaaaactgaaaataaGACTTCCCAAATCAGGTCATGTCATCCATTCAAGACTGAATCTCTTCAAACCTAAAGCTATTAGATGAAGGCAAATAAGTGCTTTTATATAGGAACAAATTATGAGTAAAGAATTGCCTGTATGGTTGAGCATTGCCACTTCCTACCAAGAGCATCCTCAATCTTGATATCAACCTTTGGCCCATAAAAGGCACCTCCTCCATCATCAATTTGATAGGTCCAACCTTTATCATCCAAAGCATCTTCTAAAGCAGAGGTAGCTTTTTCCCATATATCATCGTCTCCCACAGCCTTTTCAGGCCTTGTAGATAAATTTACTTCATACTTTTCAAAACCAAATTGCAATAGTATTTCTTCAGTAAGATCTAGGACACCCCTGATCTCATCTTTAATCTGGTCatctaaacaaaatatatgtgcGTCATCCTGTAAAAACGATATATTGAAGTCAAACAAGAAGCGATTTAACAAccaatttgcaaaaaaaaaaaaaaagaaaccaaaTGTAGCAATTTGTAGATGCTAAACAATAGTGCACATTAAGGCTCCACGTGaggggaaaaaaaaaggtgaccCAGTGCATGAGGTTTGCACAATTGTAGACTCCAGTCAAATGCACAACCTTACTAGTGAGAAAGGGCACTCTTTCCACTAAGTAGAAGTCAACATTGAGgacaaattttaagataaactaGATCAACATAATCTTAGTAGTTCACAAGACGATGAGCTATGTATAACAACAAACCTGTGTGAAACCTCTAACACGGAAAAGGCCATGTAAACTTCCAGATAGTTCATATCTATAAACAGTTCCTAATTCTGCTACCCTGATAGGGAAATCACGATAGGAATGAAGCTTGCTTTTGTACACCAAAATATGATAAGGACAATTCATTGGCCGAAGCTGATAAAGCTCATCCTCAACGCTCATCTGATCATACATATTCTCTTTGTAGAAATCCAAATGACCACTGATCTTCCAAAGATCAGCTTTTGCCACATGCGGTGTGTACAGTAGATCATAGCCACGTTTCATGTGAATTTTTTTCCAGAAATCTTCAATTATGTGTCTGACCATAGCACCCTTTGGGTGCCAGAAAACTAGACCCCCACCAGCATCATCCTGCACGAATGTAGTAAAATTATTTACCCACAAAATtaggaataataaaaataaaccctAATATCTGTTCCATCAATAAAATCAAAAATAGAAAGCAAAATCAATGAGCAGAACAATACGAAGTATAAACATCACTGTTAATTTTACCTGTATAGAAAACAAATCAAGATCTTGCCCTAGGCGCCTGTGATCTCGACGCTTGGCTTCCTCTTTGAAGTGAAGGTAAGCTTTCAACTGCTCTTCATTCTCCCATGCAGTACCGTATATCCGTTGCAACATTGGCTTCCTTTCATCTCCTCTCCAGTATGCACCAGCAATAGACTCAAGTTCAACTGCTTTCTTATTGATATGTCCAGTAGAATCAACATGAGGTCCAGCACAGAGGTCCCACCACTCATCACCTTTAAGGAAAAAGGAATACAAGATGAGACAAAAAAACAGATGAGACACCACAGGCAATAACTTCTTTTTAATGCAATGTGAGACCTGCAGCACTCTCTCTGAGCATATCCTTGCCTCGTCATTGTTATTCTACTTTACACTTCCATCTTCACAGTTCCAATATCAGACACATTACATTGTCCATTTTCATTCTGCTGAAGCATGTTAATTGATCATGTTAAAGATGCAGAAGAAGTTCAGTGCTCTAAATACTTAGGCTCAGTGACCATATAGTTTAGAGGCAACTAAGAAATATAACTCCCCAGTTGATTAAGGGTAACCAAACAGATACCACACTACATTATTACCAACTTTAAATATATGGCAACATGAAACATATTCTTGCCATATTAAAATAAGGGTAGGTAAAATGCAGTGGCAAGATTGACAAATAGAAAATCAAAGTATTATGTTATGGCTCAAACTACTAATGAACCGGTTACAAGTGTGGGTGATGATGAGATTGGCAGTGGCTACAGAACTACTAAGTCTACACAAATTTTTTCGTACGCATATCGAGACAGATTCTCACTTGATCCGAGAGAAATCTTAGCAAGTATATAATTCTACCAATCATATGTGCAATAGGATGCGTTAGCAGacttttttaatcaagttaTAGGTTATAATTATATCAGTAAAAATGTAGGCAAGATTAACATATACACCATAGCATGAGGTAGTGttttaaattgtaataatttATGTTAGCTGTTCTTATACTAGCTTGTACAACACTCGAATGATTGGTATAAATCACACAAAAAGTCTAGACATCATGAAGTTATCACATCCATATATCAAC is a window encoding:
- the LOC100784904 gene encoding threonine--tRNA ligase, chloroplastic/mitochondrial 2, with the protein product MATFAVATTLSTSSIAPLNARRGFGFGFGSFLSPTTKPKRPSITTTLAVATDSSVCFNPNPNPNPNPNQLVLPSNESSEMLLRIRHTSAHVMAMAVQKLYPDAKVTIGPWIENGFYYDFDMEPLTDKDLKRIKKEMDRIIGKNLPLVREEVSRGEAHRRISALNEPYKLEILESIKDDPITIYHIGDEWWDLCAGPHVDSTGHINKKAVELESIAGAYWRGDERKPMLQRIYGTAWENEEQLKAYLHFKEEAKRRDHRRLGQDLDLFSIQDDAGGGLVFWHPKGAMVRHIIEDFWKKIHMKRGYDLLYTPHVAKADLWKISGHLDFYKENMYDQMSVEDELYQLRPMNCPYHILVYKSKLHSYRDFPIRVAELGTVYRYELSGSLHGLFRVRGFTQDDAHIFCLDDQIKDEIRGVLDLTEEILLQFGFEKYEVNLSTRPEKAVGDDDIWEKATSALEDALDDKGWTYQIDDGGGAFYGPKVDIKIEDALGRKWQCSTIQVDFNLPQRFDITYVDSNTEKRRPIMIHRAVLGSLERFFGILIEHYAGDFPLWLSPIQARVLPVTDAQLEYCNVVTNKLKMYGIRAEVCHGERLPKLIRNAEKQKIPLMVVVGSKEVETETVTVRSRFGGELGTMPVDDFIDRIKLGTENPISL